From Pirellulales bacterium, the proteins below share one genomic window:
- a CDS encoding DUF1580 domain-containing protein, with translation MIDVSRETLCSLPEACRLIPGRPHLATIYRWFRRGVRGGIRLETALVGGRRYTSRE, from the coding sequence ATGATTGATGTATCGCGCGAGACACTCTGCTCGCTGCCCGAAGCCTGCCGGCTGATCCCTGGCCGGCCGCATCTGGCAACTATTTACCGCTGGTTCCGGCGCGGCGTGCGCGGTGGAATCAGACTCGAAACCGCGCTAGTGGGTGGACGGAGGTACACAAGCCGCGAA